Proteins from one Arthrobacter sp. DNA4 genomic window:
- a CDS encoding DUF3073 domain-containing protein yields MGRGRQKAKATKQARDIKYYSPNTDYSALQRELTGPGSRSTSRYSNEPVEPDYSAYVDKYADDLDDDDDEVDNRRIG; encoded by the coding sequence ATGGGGCGCGGCCGTCAAAAGGCAAAAGCTACCAAGCAGGCTCGGGACATTAAGTACTACTCCCCGAACACTGACTACTCGGCACTTCAGCGTGAGCTGACGGGTCCGGGCAGTCGTTCGACGAGCCGTTACTCGAATGAGCCGGTTGAACCGGACTATTCGGCTTATGTGGATAAGTACGCGGATGATTTGGATGACGATGACGACGAGGTAGACAACCGTCGCATCGGCTAG
- a CDS encoding septum formation family protein has protein sequence MNHQDIPPKPALPPRTGSLPTVQGGDAGSAPAPESVTWSQPRQDPGPEKRANRRPAFWKAFLIVVILAVAGSLVWLAVWLNSAPGTDTAKSAAPGVLQTAVTPLTTPQPLPRDGVAPADYAVGDCFKDFDPQALASTVVPCDTGHSAQLVATLHYPDSAKYPGADPLKAKALEVCQAAKLGPAAKQFQLNYQRSYPSNTSWESGDRRVDCYVTADGGNVINASVLP, from the coding sequence GTGAACCACCAGGACATCCCGCCGAAACCAGCCTTGCCACCCCGGACCGGGAGCCTGCCAACAGTCCAGGGCGGGGACGCCGGTTCAGCACCCGCTCCGGAGTCTGTGACCTGGTCCCAGCCGCGGCAGGATCCCGGGCCCGAAAAGCGGGCCAACAGGAGGCCGGCGTTCTGGAAAGCGTTCCTCATCGTCGTCATCCTCGCCGTTGCCGGCTCGCTGGTGTGGCTCGCCGTGTGGCTGAACTCTGCTCCCGGCACCGACACAGCGAAAAGTGCAGCGCCGGGCGTGCTGCAGACCGCTGTGACCCCGCTTACCACTCCCCAGCCGCTGCCCCGGGACGGCGTTGCGCCGGCAGACTACGCGGTAGGTGACTGCTTCAAGGACTTCGATCCCCAGGCCTTGGCGTCCACGGTGGTGCCATGCGACACGGGCCATTCCGCACAGCTGGTGGCCACCCTCCACTACCCGGACAGCGCCAAGTATCCGGGGGCAGACCCGCTCAAGGCCAAGGCCCTGGAAGTGTGCCAGGCAGCAAAACTCGGCCCGGCGGCCAAGCAGTTCCAGCTGAACTACCAGCGCAGCTATCCCAGCAACACCAGCTGGGAGTCCGGGGACCGCAGGGTGGACTGCTACGTCACTGCCGACGGCGGCAACGTGATCAACGCGAGCGTGCTGCCCTGA
- a CDS encoding sulfate/molybdate ABC transporter ATP-binding protein has product MTLSFHAAVAGRGFDVDLAVRPGETVAVMGPNGAGKSTLLASIAGLLRPDSGRAELNGRTLFDLDGGKPVWLPPHHRGTALLAQEPLLFPHLSAVDNVSFGPRSAGVPQRDAKARALRWLADVEAEHLAGRRPAELSGGQAQRVAVARALAADPALLLLDEPLAALDIHSAPLLRRLFKRVLAGRQAIIVTHDVLDALVLADRVVILEDGKVAEEGPTRAVLERPRSSFAAGLAGLNFIPGALDGAGVRTSQGLRIAGRDEELDDSGEPGRLPGPGGPGVAVFPPSAVSVFLDDAHGSPRNSFAVTITDLEPHGDQIRVRAGSLAADITPAASADLGLAPGMTVHFVVKAAAVSVYGT; this is encoded by the coding sequence GTGACGCTGTCCTTCCACGCAGCCGTGGCCGGGCGGGGTTTCGACGTGGACCTTGCCGTCCGGCCGGGCGAAACGGTGGCCGTCATGGGCCCCAACGGCGCAGGCAAATCGACCCTGCTGGCCAGCATCGCGGGCCTGCTGCGGCCGGACAGCGGCCGGGCCGAACTCAACGGCAGGACGCTCTTTGACCTCGACGGCGGAAAGCCCGTCTGGCTGCCTCCCCATCACCGCGGCACCGCCCTGCTCGCCCAGGAACCCCTGCTCTTTCCCCACCTGAGCGCGGTGGACAACGTCTCGTTCGGGCCGCGCAGCGCCGGCGTCCCCCAGCGGGATGCGAAGGCGCGTGCCCTGCGCTGGCTGGCGGATGTGGAAGCGGAGCATCTCGCCGGGCGCCGTCCCGCCGAACTCTCCGGCGGCCAGGCCCAGCGTGTTGCCGTGGCCCGCGCGCTCGCCGCCGACCCCGCACTCCTGCTGCTGGATGAACCGCTGGCCGCCCTGGATATCCATTCCGCACCGCTGCTGCGTCGCCTCTTCAAACGGGTCCTTGCGGGGCGGCAAGCCATCATCGTCACGCACGATGTCCTGGATGCGCTGGTGCTCGCGGACCGCGTGGTCATCCTGGAAGACGGGAAGGTTGCAGAGGAGGGGCCCACGCGTGCCGTGCTGGAACGACCGCGCAGCTCCTTTGCTGCCGGACTTGCCGGACTGAACTTCATCCCCGGCGCCCTCGACGGCGCTGGCGTGCGCACCAGCCAGGGCCTGCGGATCGCGGGGCGCGACGAAGAACTGGACGACTCCGGGGAACCCGGCCGGCTGCCCGGGCCGGGCGGTCCGGGCGTGGCCGTGTTCCCGCCGTCGGCCGTGTCCGTGTTCCTCGACGACGCCCACGGAAGCCCGCGGAACTCTTTTGCCGTGACCATCACCGACCTCGAGCCCCATGGAGACCAGATCCGCGTCCGCGCCGGCAGCCTGGCCGCCGACATCACGCCGGCTGCCTCTGCGGACCTGGGCCTTGCTCCCGGGATGACGGTGCACTTCGTAGTCAAGGCCGCCGCCGTGTCGGTGTACGGCACATAG
- a CDS encoding ABC transporter permease, producing MIQPPGRPPRARPRTQAAAYSGIPAWVRALAVLAAVVVVLPLLAMVLRIDWAQFIPLVTSEPSLTALGLSLRTSAASTLLCILLGVPLALVLARDSFRLQGLLRSLVLLPLVLPPVVGGIALLYTFGRQGLLGHTLEVLGLRIAFSTTAVVLAQTFVALPFLVVSLEGALRTSGSRYEAVAATLGARPGTVFRRVTLPLVLPGLASGAVLSFARSLGEFGATLTFAGSLQGVTRTLPLEIYLQRETDPDAAVALSLVLVAVAVAVVALAYRQPAAARAGAGQRTTAAAPAGGGVR from the coding sequence GTGATACAGCCGCCAGGGAGGCCGCCCCGGGCGCGGCCGCGCACCCAGGCCGCCGCCTACTCCGGCATCCCCGCGTGGGTCCGTGCGCTCGCAGTCCTGGCGGCCGTCGTCGTCGTGCTTCCCCTGCTGGCGATGGTGCTGCGCATTGACTGGGCGCAGTTCATCCCGCTGGTGACGTCGGAGCCGTCCCTGACGGCGCTGGGGCTGAGCCTGCGGACCTCGGCGGCGAGCACCCTCCTGTGCATCCTGCTGGGGGTCCCCCTGGCCCTGGTCCTCGCCAGGGACTCCTTCCGGCTGCAGGGGCTGCTGCGCTCCCTGGTGCTCCTGCCCCTGGTGCTTCCCCCGGTGGTGGGCGGGATCGCCCTGCTCTACACGTTCGGCCGCCAAGGGCTGCTGGGGCATACCCTGGAGGTGCTCGGGCTGCGCATCGCCTTCTCCACGACGGCGGTGGTCCTGGCACAGACCTTCGTGGCGCTCCCTTTCCTGGTAGTCAGCCTGGAAGGGGCGCTTCGCACCTCCGGCTCCCGCTACGAGGCCGTGGCCGCAACGCTGGGCGCGCGCCCGGGCACCGTCTTCCGGCGCGTCACGCTCCCGCTGGTCCTGCCAGGACTGGCCTCCGGCGCGGTCCTGTCCTTCGCCCGCAGCCTGGGCGAGTTCGGCGCCACGCTGACCTTCGCGGGCAGCCTCCAGGGGGTCACCCGGACCCTGCCGCTGGAGATCTACCTGCAGCGGGAAACGGACCCGGACGCCGCCGTCGCGCTGTCCCTGGTGCTGGTGGCCGTCGCCGTCGCGGTGGTGGCGCTCGCGTACCGGCAGCCGGCAGCGGCACGTGCCGGAGCAGGACAACGGACGACGGCGGCCGCACCGGCCGGAGGGGGCGTCCGGTGA
- the modA gene encoding molybdate ABC transporter substrate-binding protein codes for MSRRPVRSAASTLRAAVPALAVLLPVVLSGCAPAGSPDAGTRSGTATGSGTKPAGAITIFAAASLKQTFTELAHTFEAEHPGTTVTLSFAGSSDLASQINQGAPVDVFASADTANMQKVQGAGLTDGTPEDFATNTLAIAVPPGNPAKVASLQDLARPGIKLVTCARQVPCGAATAKVAEAARVALSPVSEENAVTDVLGKVTSGEADAGLVYGTDIKAAGTKVAGVQFPEAGSAVNTYPIAGVANGRNRATAQAFVDLVTGPEGQKVLAAAGFGPGGSGPGNSDPGSSGPANPSPGSK; via the coding sequence ATGAGTCGGCGACCCGTCCGGTCCGCGGCTTCCACCCTCCGGGCCGCCGTCCCCGCACTGGCTGTGCTGCTGCCGGTCGTCCTGTCCGGCTGCGCCCCGGCGGGCAGCCCGGACGCGGGAACACGTTCCGGCACCGCCACCGGTTCCGGCACTAAACCGGCAGGCGCCATCACGATTTTCGCGGCCGCCTCACTCAAACAGACCTTCACCGAACTGGCGCACACTTTCGAAGCGGAACATCCGGGCACCACGGTCACCTTGAGCTTCGCCGGGTCCTCGGACCTTGCCAGCCAGATCAACCAGGGCGCGCCCGTTGACGTCTTCGCCTCCGCGGACACGGCCAACATGCAAAAGGTGCAGGGCGCCGGCCTCACCGACGGCACGCCGGAGGACTTCGCCACCAACACCCTGGCCATCGCCGTGCCGCCGGGCAACCCGGCGAAAGTCGCATCCCTGCAGGACCTGGCCCGGCCGGGCATCAAGCTGGTGACCTGCGCCCGCCAGGTCCCGTGCGGTGCTGCCACAGCCAAAGTGGCGGAAGCGGCGCGGGTCGCGCTGAGCCCGGTTAGCGAGGAAAACGCTGTCACTGACGTCCTGGGCAAGGTCACCTCCGGGGAGGCGGATGCGGGGCTGGTCTACGGCACGGACATCAAGGCTGCCGGGACCAAAGTGGCGGGCGTCCAGTTCCCGGAGGCGGGGAGTGCAGTCAACACCTACCCGATTGCGGGCGTCGCCAACGGCCGGAACAGGGCCACCGCCCAGGCGTTCGTGGACCTGGTCACCGGTCCCGAGGGCCAGAAGGTCCTCGCCGCGGCGGGGTTCGGTCCGGGCGGCTCGGGCCCGGGCAATTCCGACCCGGGCAGTTCCGGCCCGGCCAATCCCAGCCCGGGCAGCAAGTGA
- a CDS encoding molybdopterin-binding protein → MALIRVSEAARFLGVSDDTVRRWTEQGTLTALRDPSGRLAVDGLELATHAQKLAQLPDDPKSGSSSARNRFVGLVTNVITDKVMAQVELQCGPFRVVSLMSSEAVRELGLEPGAVATAVVKATTVIIESPKGRATA, encoded by the coding sequence ATGGCACTTATCCGCGTTTCAGAGGCCGCCCGTTTCCTGGGGGTAAGCGACGATACCGTCCGCCGGTGGACGGAGCAGGGAACCCTCACCGCGCTCCGGGACCCCTCCGGCCGCCTGGCGGTGGACGGGCTGGAACTGGCAACGCACGCGCAGAAGCTCGCCCAGCTCCCCGATGACCCGAAGAGCGGCAGCAGTTCGGCGCGGAACCGGTTCGTGGGCCTGGTTACCAATGTCATCACGGACAAGGTCATGGCGCAGGTGGAACTGCAATGCGGGCCCTTCCGGGTGGTCTCGCTGATGAGCAGCGAAGCCGTGCGTGAGCTGGGGCTGGAGCCTGGTGCCGTGGCCACCGCCGTGGTCAAGGCAACGACCGTCATCATCGAGTCGCCGAAGGGCCGGGCCACCGCATGA
- a CDS encoding DUF4031 domain-containing protein, translating into MAIYIDPPLWPAHGTHFSHLVSDASLDELHAFAAAAGIPERAFDGDHYDVPERRFDDLVAAGAVSVEGRVLVRRLIASGLRIPARRRNKSLKVPLLNRWEAIMPGHDALFLDLLDRWSEPHRHYHGCTHLLSVLEALDLLTEPAEAPRTVLLAAWFHDAVYRGAAGMDEEESARLAEERLADACLPEAEVAEVARLVRLTSDHRPEPGDDDGALLCDADLSILGGEPEEYARYVAAVRKDYAHIGDADFAAGRAAVVRHLLELDPLFRHQRAKELWQDAAHRNLNGELK; encoded by the coding sequence ATGGCCATCTACATCGACCCGCCGCTGTGGCCTGCACACGGAACACACTTTTCGCACCTGGTCTCGGACGCGTCCCTGGACGAGCTGCACGCCTTCGCTGCCGCCGCGGGGATTCCGGAGCGGGCGTTCGACGGCGACCACTACGACGTGCCGGAACGCCGCTTTGATGACCTGGTGGCGGCTGGCGCGGTGTCGGTAGAGGGCCGGGTGCTGGTCCGCAGGCTCATTGCCAGCGGACTGCGGATCCCGGCACGCCGGCGGAACAAGTCATTGAAGGTCCCCCTCCTGAACCGCTGGGAAGCCATCATGCCGGGCCACGACGCCCTGTTCCTGGACCTGCTGGACCGGTGGAGCGAACCGCACCGCCACTACCACGGCTGCACCCACCTGCTGTCCGTGCTGGAGGCGCTGGACCTGCTCACCGAACCGGCTGAAGCACCGCGGACCGTGCTGCTGGCTGCCTGGTTCCACGACGCCGTGTACCGCGGCGCAGCGGGCATGGATGAGGAGGAGTCGGCACGGCTGGCAGAGGAACGGCTTGCCGACGCCTGCCTTCCGGAGGCAGAGGTGGCTGAAGTGGCACGCCTGGTCCGGCTGACCTCGGACCACCGGCCGGAACCGGGTGACGACGACGGCGCCCTCCTTTGCGACGCCGACCTCTCAATTCTCGGCGGCGAACCGGAGGAGTACGCCCGCTATGTTGCTGCCGTGCGGAAAGACTACGCGCACATCGGCGACGCCGACTTCGCAGCCGGCAGGGCCGCCGTCGTCCGCCACCTGCTGGAACTGGACCCGCTCTTCCGCCACCAGCGGGCCAAAGAACTGTGGCAGGACGCCGCGCACCGCAACCTGAACGGCGAATTGAAGTGA
- a CDS encoding 2-phosphosulfolactate phosphatase: MNAPGSSERHTYSANAAHRQLPFTVRLDWGLDGARTVVSGADIAVVVDVLSFGTCVSVALDRGADVFPYRWRDTTAEDFAAHHQAQLAGPRNGGGLSLSPASLRAAASLERVVLPSPNGSELCHALAAEVPLVAAVCLRNAAATADWVAANLPGDAVVAVIAAGERWPDGTLRPAVEDQIGAGAFIAGLVASGKGGYEAGDGRHGYAPEAVAAMAVFEAAEPRLRETLQQCASGRELSGAGYAEDVDIAAELDDSDSAAILRDGTFRPL, translated from the coding sequence GTGAACGCGCCCGGCAGCAGCGAACGGCACACGTACTCCGCCAACGCGGCGCACCGGCAGCTGCCCTTCACGGTCCGGCTGGACTGGGGTCTGGATGGGGCCAGGACGGTGGTCTCCGGGGCCGACATAGCCGTGGTGGTGGACGTCCTGTCCTTCGGCACCTGCGTCAGCGTGGCATTGGACCGGGGCGCCGACGTCTTCCCCTACCGCTGGCGGGACACCACTGCAGAGGACTTCGCCGCCCACCACCAGGCCCAGCTGGCAGGCCCCCGGAACGGCGGCGGACTGAGCCTGTCCCCCGCCAGCCTCCGCGCGGCCGCCTCGCTGGAGCGGGTGGTCCTGCCCTCCCCCAACGGTTCTGAACTCTGCCATGCCCTGGCGGCGGAGGTGCCACTGGTGGCCGCAGTATGCCTCCGGAACGCCGCGGCCACGGCAGACTGGGTGGCCGCCAACCTTCCCGGCGATGCAGTGGTGGCGGTGATCGCCGCGGGCGAACGCTGGCCGGACGGCACCCTCCGCCCTGCCGTGGAGGACCAGATCGGAGCCGGAGCTTTCATCGCAGGGCTGGTGGCCTCCGGCAAGGGCGGCTATGAGGCCGGGGACGGCAGGCACGGCTATGCTCCGGAGGCAGTGGCGGCCATGGCTGTCTTCGAAGCGGCCGAGCCGCGCCTGCGCGAAACGCTCCAGCAGTGCGCCAGCGGCCGGGAACTGTCCGGAGCTGGCTACGCGGAGGACGTGGACATCGCCGCTGAGTTGGACGACAGCGACTCGGCAGCCATCCTGCGGGACGGGACATTCCGCCCGCTGTGA
- a CDS encoding YccF domain-containing protein, translated as MKTLLNIIWLVFGGFWLALGYFLAGVVCCLLIVTIPWGIASFRIAAYTLWPFGRMVVDKPGGTGVFPLLGNVIWLLVAGIWIAIGHVVTAFAMAVTIVGIPLAIANLKLIPVSLMPLGKQIVPSTTPFASTYPLRTYR; from the coding sequence ATGAAGACACTTTTGAACATCATCTGGCTGGTTTTTGGCGGCTTCTGGCTGGCCCTGGGCTACTTCCTGGCGGGTGTGGTCTGCTGCCTGCTGATCGTCACCATCCCGTGGGGCATTGCCTCATTCCGGATCGCTGCCTACACGCTGTGGCCGTTTGGCCGGATGGTGGTGGACAAGCCCGGCGGCACAGGTGTCTTCCCGCTGCTGGGCAACGTGATCTGGCTGCTGGTGGCCGGGATCTGGATTGCCATTGGACATGTGGTGACCGCGTTCGCCATGGCTGTGACCATCGTTGGCATCCCGCTGGCCATCGCCAACCTCAAGCTCATTCCGGTGTCCCTGATGCCGCTGGGGAAGCAGATCGTGCCCAGCACCACGCCTTTTGCGAGCACCTATCCCCTCAGGACCTACCGCTAG
- a CDS encoding phosphoribosylanthranilate isomerase — protein MFVKVCGLSTPESVREAVDAGADAVGFVLTASPRVVSPSQAASLLAGVPESVTPIGVFRDEPTADAIAIARAAGLEWIQLHGGRSRADVATVHDAGMKLVRAITMGAGQDEFEDWGEDLLLIDAAVPGSGESWDYASVAALPVLQGRNWLLAGGLEAANVGQAAAAAHAWGVDVSSGVEATRGVKDLAKVRAFVQAAKAAATV, from the coding sequence ATGTTCGTCAAAGTGTGTGGTCTCAGCACGCCCGAATCTGTCCGCGAAGCAGTGGACGCCGGCGCAGACGCCGTGGGGTTTGTCCTCACCGCCAGCCCCCGCGTTGTCTCACCGTCGCAGGCAGCCTCCCTGCTGGCCGGGGTTCCGGAGAGCGTCACCCCGATCGGAGTCTTCCGCGACGAGCCCACCGCCGATGCCATTGCCATCGCCCGGGCCGCGGGCCTGGAATGGATCCAGTTGCATGGCGGCCGGTCACGCGCAGACGTGGCAACAGTGCACGACGCCGGCATGAAGCTGGTCAGGGCCATCACCATGGGTGCGGGCCAGGACGAGTTCGAAGACTGGGGTGAGGACCTGCTCCTGATCGATGCCGCCGTACCGGGCTCCGGTGAGTCCTGGGACTACGCCTCCGTGGCGGCCCTGCCCGTGCTTCAGGGACGGAACTGGCTGCTCGCCGGCGGCCTTGAGGCGGCGAACGTCGGCCAGGCAGCAGCCGCCGCGCACGCCTGGGGCGTGGACGTTTCCTCCGGCGTTGAAGCGACCCGCGGCGTGAAGGACCTGGCCAAGGTCCGGGCGTTCGTCCAGGCTGCGAAAGCGGCTGCCACGGTTTAG
- a CDS encoding HutD family protein translates to MQIIRFADLKAEPWRNGGGVTREIARQASPDGGWDWRLSIADVAKAGDFSPFPGMERVLTVIEGELLLLTVDGAEQPLEKYRPFRFDGGAATGAKLPTGDIRDLNVITRTGAFKGFTSIIELSKKRAHPVFEGQLGVLLQGQAKVSESAGEPLELGRYDTVVGSDSDSPEILGRGFLAVVSIDPNGPTV, encoded by the coding sequence ATGCAGATCATCCGCTTCGCTGACCTCAAGGCCGAACCATGGCGCAACGGCGGCGGGGTGACCAGGGAAATTGCCCGCCAGGCTTCACCCGACGGCGGGTGGGACTGGAGGTTGAGTATCGCGGACGTGGCCAAGGCAGGCGACTTTTCGCCTTTTCCGGGCATGGAGCGCGTCCTGACGGTCATCGAGGGCGAACTGCTGCTCCTCACCGTGGACGGCGCGGAACAGCCCCTGGAGAAGTACCGTCCGTTCCGGTTCGACGGCGGCGCCGCCACCGGGGCCAAGCTGCCCACGGGTGACATCCGCGACCTCAACGTCATCACCCGGACCGGGGCGTTCAAGGGCTTTACCTCCATCATTGAGCTGTCCAAAAAGCGCGCCCACCCCGTGTTCGAGGGGCAGTTGGGGGTTCTGCTGCAGGGACAGGCGAAGGTCAGCGAAAGCGCTGGGGAACCACTGGAGCTTGGTCGATACGACACAGTCGTGGGGTCGGACAGCGATTCCCCGGAAATCCTGGGCCGCGGCTTCCTGGCCGTGGTGTCCATCGACCCGAACGGCCCCACGGTCTGA
- a CDS encoding multidrug efflux SMR transporter, whose amino-acid sequence MSWIILIISGALEAVWAAALHRASQVSGTRRVAPTALFLVAVAASTGGLAVAMQSIPTGTAYAVWVGVGVVLTSAYAMASKVERPTAARLLLLSGIAACVVGLKVVA is encoded by the coding sequence ATGTCGTGGATAATCCTCATCATTTCCGGGGCGCTGGAGGCCGTCTGGGCCGCCGCCCTGCACCGCGCTTCCCAGGTTTCCGGAACCCGGCGGGTTGCCCCCACCGCCCTGTTCCTGGTGGCCGTGGCCGCCAGCACCGGCGGGCTTGCCGTGGCCATGCAATCCATCCCCACAGGAACGGCCTACGCCGTGTGGGTGGGCGTGGGCGTGGTCCTGACATCCGCCTACGCGATGGCCAGCAAGGTTGAACGGCCGACGGCGGCGCGCCTGCTGCTGCTCTCCGGAATCGCCGCGTGCGTGGTCGGCCTCAAGGTGGTGGCGTGA
- a CDS encoding multidrug efflux SMR transporter encodes MLKRSLPWLVLLASAVLEAVWATALGLSDGFTRPVPTIVFAVTATLSMLGLGMAIRNIPLGTAYAIWVGIGAALTVGWAMATGVEPFSVVKLLFIAGIVGCAAGLKVLPAQKDAPRVRSGD; translated from the coding sequence ATGTTGAAACGCAGCCTTCCGTGGCTGGTGCTGCTGGCCTCCGCCGTCCTGGAGGCGGTCTGGGCCACCGCGCTCGGCCTGTCCGACGGGTTCACCCGGCCCGTGCCCACCATCGTCTTCGCCGTCACCGCAACGCTCAGCATGCTGGGCCTCGGCATGGCCATCCGGAACATCCCGCTGGGCACCGCCTACGCCATCTGGGTGGGCATCGGCGCCGCGCTGACGGTGGGCTGGGCGATGGCCACGGGCGTTGAGCCCTTCAGCGTGGTGAAGCTGCTGTTCATTGCGGGGATCGTGGGCTGCGCCGCTGGCCTGAAAGTGTTGCCGGCCCAAAAAGATGCGCCGCGGGTGCGCAGCGGTGACTAG
- a CDS encoding nucleoside/nucleotide kinase family protein, translating to MHSPEIAMAVDALRRRLLPGTRTILGIAGAPGSGKSTFAAWLQEQFSPGTSEVVPMDGFHLGNAIIEGTPLRQRKGAIDTFDAAGYLSLLRRLAQRDEAVVYAPEFRRTLDEPVAASIAVPAEVPLVITEGNYLLADQEPWKEVRAQLDEVWFLETPPPLRLQRLVDRHISFGMERDAAVAWATGPDEANARLIQATRPAADRVLPWL from the coding sequence ATGCACTCCCCCGAGATCGCCATGGCCGTGGATGCGCTGCGGCGCCGGCTGCTGCCCGGAACGCGCACCATCCTGGGCATCGCCGGGGCGCCGGGGTCCGGCAAGTCCACCTTTGCCGCCTGGCTGCAGGAGCAGTTCAGCCCCGGAACCTCGGAAGTGGTGCCGATGGACGGCTTCCACCTAGGCAACGCGATCATCGAAGGGACCCCGCTCCGGCAGCGCAAGGGAGCCATTGATACATTCGACGCCGCCGGCTACCTTTCGCTGCTGCGCCGCCTGGCGCAGCGGGACGAGGCAGTGGTGTACGCACCAGAGTTCCGCCGCACCCTGGACGAGCCGGTGGCCGCCTCCATCGCCGTCCCGGCCGAAGTCCCGCTGGTGATCACGGAGGGCAACTACCTGCTGGCGGACCAGGAGCCGTGGAAGGAGGTGCGGGCGCAGCTGGACGAAGTGTGGTTCCTCGAAACGCCGCCCCCGCTCCGGCTGCAGCGGCTGGTGGACCGGCACATCTCGTTCGGCATGGAACGGGACGCAGCGGTTGCCTGGGCCACCGGGCCCGATGAAGCCAATGCCCGGCTGATCCAGGCCACCCGCCCGGCGGCTGACCGTGTCCTCCCTTGGCTGTAA
- a CDS encoding aldo/keto reductase, producing the protein MANAPTEPGTPEAAGTVQLGDGLTVSRLGFGGMALTPVYGEVDPAEALQTLHHAVDAGVSFIDTADIYGGGTNEELISQLLKDRRHEVQLATKFALVGTPTDGYTDIRGDARYVREAVDRSLQRLGTDVIDLYYMHRRDVRVPIEETVGAMAELVNQGKVKHLGLSEVTAQELQDASAVHPISAVQSEWSIWSRDVERNVVPAAAALGVGFVPYSPLGRGFLTGTVDTSSLGAKDFRRNIPRFAPDAAGANQAVVDAVRSVADQLQATPAQVALAWLLAQGKRLGLPVVPIPGTRKAARIDENLGALALELTPAHLEALDAASDAVVGSRSADPTWVSEGRE; encoded by the coding sequence ATGGCAAACGCACCCACTGAACCCGGCACCCCTGAAGCCGCGGGAACTGTCCAGCTCGGCGACGGACTGACCGTCAGCCGCCTGGGCTTCGGCGGCATGGCCCTCACGCCGGTCTACGGCGAGGTGGACCCTGCTGAGGCACTGCAGACCCTGCACCACGCCGTCGACGCCGGGGTCAGCTTCATCGACACCGCTGACATCTACGGCGGCGGCACCAACGAGGAGCTCATTTCACAGCTGCTCAAGGACCGCCGGCACGAAGTGCAGCTGGCCACCAAGTTTGCGCTGGTGGGAACCCCCACTGACGGCTACACGGATATCCGCGGCGACGCCCGGTATGTGCGCGAGGCCGTGGACCGGAGCCTGCAGCGGCTGGGAACCGACGTCATCGACCTCTATTACATGCACCGCCGCGATGTCCGCGTCCCCATCGAGGAAACCGTTGGAGCCATGGCCGAGCTGGTCAACCAGGGAAAGGTCAAGCACCTGGGCCTCTCCGAAGTGACGGCACAGGAACTGCAGGACGCATCGGCGGTCCACCCGATCTCGGCGGTCCAAAGCGAATGGTCCATCTGGAGCCGGGACGTGGAACGCAACGTGGTTCCAGCCGCCGCCGCCCTGGGCGTCGGCTTCGTCCCGTACTCCCCGCTGGGCCGCGGCTTCCTCACCGGAACCGTGGACACGTCAAGCCTGGGCGCCAAGGACTTCCGGCGGAACATCCCCCGTTTCGCTCCGGACGCCGCAGGCGCCAACCAGGCCGTGGTGGACGCCGTCCGGTCCGTGGCCGACCAGCTGCAGGCCACCCCGGCACAGGTGGCCCTGGCCTGGCTGTTGGCCCAGGGCAAGCGGCTCGGCCTGCCGGTCGTTCCCATCCCCGGTACCCGCAAGGCCGCCCGGATCGACGAAAACCTCGGCGCACTTGCCCTGGAGCTCACCCCGGCGCACCTGGAGGCGCTGGACGCAGCGTCTGACGCCGTCGTCGGCTCCCGTTCCGCGGACCCGACGTGGGTGTCCGAAGGGCGGGAATAG
- a CDS encoding putative quinol monooxygenase has translation MTAIVHFEVQIDPARREDAAKYLSETLAATREWPGNQGIEALVDDADPCHILVVETWATTQDHDDYAAWRNTPEGKSELHEILAVPPSKQVYSTTMHLDLQPSAG, from the coding sequence ATGACTGCCATCGTCCACTTTGAAGTCCAAATCGATCCCGCCCGCCGGGAGGACGCCGCCAAGTACCTCTCCGAAACCCTGGCCGCCACCCGGGAGTGGCCCGGCAACCAGGGGATCGAGGCTCTCGTTGACGACGCGGACCCGTGCCACATCCTGGTGGTGGAAACCTGGGCCACCACGCAGGACCACGACGACTACGCCGCCTGGCGGAACACGCCGGAAGGCAAGAGCGAGCTGCACGAGATCCTGGCCGTCCCGCCGTCCAAGCAGGTCTACTCCACCACTATGCATCTTGACCTGCAGCCGTCCGCGGGCTGA